Genomic DNA from Bacteroidota bacterium:
ATCTGAAAATAACTTAGTATTTGACAGTTTGCAAAGCAACCACTTTATATACAAGGAGAATATTAATGCCGCCTACCTCAACTACTTTAAAGAGTTCACAAAACTAAGTTTACAAATTGGATTAAGAGCTGAGCATACAGGTGCCGATGGAAAACAATTAATCACCGGCCAGACATTTAACCGAAATTATGTTCAACTTTTCCCCTCCGTATTTGCAGATTACAAAATCAATAAAAATCATGGAATCAACATAAATCTCGGCCGACGCATTGACAGGCCGGCTTATCAGCAAATGAATCCTTTCAGAAGATTTATAGACGCAACAACCTTTTCAGAAGGCAATCCATATCTTTTACCTCAATTAACTTACAATTCAGAACTTACTTATTCATACGCTAATATGTTTTTCTTAACATTAGGTTACAGCTATACAACAGATAACATTACAGATGTTTTAATTCAAGACGGAGAAAAGAAAATTACCATTCAAACCGTAGCGAATCTTGCAGAAGTTCATTCGTACAACGCCAATCTTGTATTCTCGAAAAAACTAACAAAATGGTGGACAACCAATACAAGTATACTAAGCTATTACACCCAATACACAGGAACCGTAAATAATTATTCATTTAATCAAGGCTGGCCTTCCTTTACATTTAACAGCTCCAATAGCTTTTCTATTGGTAAAGGCTTATCTGCTGAGTTGAGTTTCATTTACAATCACAAAACCTTATATGGAGTTACATTCATAAATCCAAATCATAATTTAACTGCCGGATTGCAGCAATCGCTACTCGACAAACGCGCTACTATCACTATCAACTACTCAGATATTTTCTGGAAAGCCTATCCAAGCGGGGTGACACAATTTGGAAACGTAAACGAACACTGGTCGGCTAAACGTGATACCCGTGTATTAAACATAACTTTTAATTATCGATTTGGTAAAGGCCAGGTACTGAGAGGAAGAAGAAACACTGGTGCTGATGATGAAAAACGAAGAGCCGGATAAAATTTAACTATTTCTAAACTGATTTAACTCTGTAGAAATTATATTTTATGCAATTACTTTGTAAATTAGCAATGCATGAGAACGATTTTTTTGCTTTGCCTTTTTACGAGTTTCATTTGCGGATTTAGCCAATCGGATTTTAAATCCATCATGCGCGAACAATCTGAATTTTATTCAGCTTTCAAATTTACCAACGATAATTCATGGGATAGCCTAAACACCATTATCAATGGCTCTTCTCCGTCCGGAAAATCAAACCATAAAACCACAGCTTGCAATCTCACCAAAAAAGTGTTCGGATGGCATCCGTATTGGGTAGGTTCTGTTTACACCGCGTACGATTGGAATATGTTGAGTGATTTCTGTTATTTCGATTATGCTGTTTCTCCAACAACCGGGCAAAACACGAATACTTCTTTTGCATGGAGCACAAGCGCGGCAGTAACAGCTGCAAAAGCCAATGGTAAAAAAATACATATTTGCGCTACACTTTTTGCTGCACACTCTACTTTTTGGGCTTCATCAACTGCTCAAACGACTTTCATTAACAACATCGTTTCTTTATTGAATTCGAGAGGAGGAAATGGTGTAAACATCGACTTTGAAGGAATGGGGAGTGCCGATAAAACACCTTTCAAAAACTTCATGATTAATTTGAAAAACGCTTTAACCGCCGCAAATCCGAATTACGAGTTATCCATGGCGCTTTACGCTGTAGAATGGAGTTCAACTTTTGATATACCGGCCTTAAATCCCATTGTTACTAATTTCATTATTATGGGATACGATTATTATTATGCAGGTAGTACTTCGGCCGGACCTGAATCTCCTCTCTATAATTTTCAAACAACTTACAATTACACCGTAGCAAAATCCATTACTTACTATTTGAAACAAGGTGTTACTGCTTCCAAACTTTTATTAGGATTACCGTATTACGGCCGCGAGTGGGAAACCGTTAGTGCAACAGCACCGTCAACTACAACAGGAAATTTCACTTCCTCTCGTACCTACAGTTATGTAAAAAATAATCCTACAACCTATTCTGCTTCCAATAAAAAATGGGAAAGCACCTGTTATAATCCGTTTTATGTTTACTTAAGCGGTGGTATGAATCGTCAGTGTTGGATTGATGATGTTTACAGTATGGGGCGTAAATACGACTTGGTAAATCAACGTCGAATTGGAGGAATTGGTATTTGGGCTTTGGGTTACGATAATGGTTATAACGACTTATGGCAACTGATAGAAGATAAATTTTCGAATTGCGCCGTACAACCCTGCACGGATAGTTTATTTGACATGGGCGGACCTTATCGAAATTATTACGACAATGAAGCTTACAGTTATAGCATTGGCCCAAATGGCACCAGCAAGGTTCAATTGCAATTTAAAAGCTTTGCCTTAGAACAAGGATATGACACTTTGTTCCTGTATAACGGTTCAACAACCGCGGCACCACTTATTGGCGCTTATACCGGAACCAATAGTCCGGGCACAGTAACCTCAACCGGAACCGTTATTACCATTCGTTTTAAGTCGGATGTTGGCGTAGTGAATTCAGGATTTAAACTAATTTATAATTGTGTAAGTGCGACAGACATAAATGAAGCGGCAGAACAAAACAAAACACAGATGGTAATATTTCCGAATCCGAGTTCGGAATGGTTATACATAAAAAGCGAAGGAGATATCCGGCAAATTAAATTAACGAATACTTTAGGCGAAGAGATTTTCTATAGCAAGAATAGGATTTCAGAATTAAACTTGAAAAATTTTAATTTACCAAATGGTATTTACTTCCTGGATGTAATGAGTGTAAACGACAGACAAACATTCAAAATCATTTACCAGAATTAAAAAAGCCCCTTACGGGGCTTTTTTCTTAGAGTCTTCTAAACAAATCTTTGATATAATCCATAGTGGCAATCTCTTTATAGTTGTCACCAAAAGCGTGATTCCACATGAAAGGTAAATTATAAGATACCTGTGCCATTTTAGTAATGGTTTCTTCGTCCCACTCTTTACTTAATCCCTTCGGTAAATTTATTTTATGAGTTTCTATCATTTCTGAAAACTCTTTATGTCCTTTCGGATAAATATCGCCGAGATGCTGGAAAATAACACAGTTCGCATAACAGTGACGTGTTCCATGAATTTTAGATAAGCCATAACTTAATGCATGACACACACCTACTTCGCTGTAAGTTAAACTTAAGCCACCCATCAACGAGGCTACCATTAATTTATCATTGTTCTCAGGAGTTTGTCCTGAATTCTTCCCCAAATAAACTTCACGGCATAATTTCAAAGCTTGCTCTCCGTAGGCTAAACTAAAAGCATTATTGCGAATGCCGCTTTCACTTTCAATACAATGGAT
This window encodes:
- a CDS encoding T9SS type A sorting domain-containing protein, which gives rise to MRTIFLLCLFTSFICGFSQSDFKSIMREQSEFYSAFKFTNDNSWDSLNTIINGSSPSGKSNHKTTACNLTKKVFGWHPYWVGSVYTAYDWNMLSDFCYFDYAVSPTTGQNTNTSFAWSTSAAVTAAKANGKKIHICATLFAAHSTFWASSTAQTTFINNIVSLLNSRGGNGVNIDFEGMGSADKTPFKNFMINLKNALTAANPNYELSMALYAVEWSSTFDIPALNPIVTNFIIMGYDYYYAGSTSAGPESPLYNFQTTYNYTVAKSITYYLKQGVTASKLLLGLPYYGREWETVSATAPSTTTGNFTSSRTYSYVKNNPTTYSASNKKWESTCYNPFYVYLSGGMNRQCWIDDVYSMGRKYDLVNQRRIGGIGIWALGYDNGYNDLWQLIEDKFSNCAVQPCTDSLFDMGGPYRNYYDNEAYSYSIGPNGTSKVQLQFKSFALEQGYDTLFLYNGSTTAAPLIGAYTGTNSPGTVTSTGTVITIRFKSDVGVVNSGFKLIYNCVSATDINEAAEQNKTQMVIFPNPSSEWLYIKSEGDIRQIKLTNTLGEEIFYSKNRISELNLKNFNLPNGIYFLDVMSVNDRQTFKIIYQN